The Lacerta agilis isolate rLacAgi1 chromosome 5, rLacAgi1.pri, whole genome shotgun sequence genome has a segment encoding these proteins:
- the LOC117046325 gene encoding transcription cofactor HES-6-like isoform X2, with translation MTATTLASCVQKLSNTKEERKLRKPLIERKRRERINNCLDQLKETVVGAFRLDQSKLEKADILEMTVKHLQNIQNSKVMDSKMGLEAQQRYSTGYIQCMHEVHNLLLTCEWMDKTLGARLLNHLLKSLPRSSEETCKADLSSTTPANSKGNSAGSNQSQDQFQPAEDKPGLKKPFQPQTPSCCNQRESSPPGQILQSHFAHNGINMGSLDMWRPW, from the exons ATGACTGCCACAACCCTGGCCAGCTGCGTGCAGAAGCTTTCCAACAccaaagaggaaaggaag TTAAGAAAACCTTTgattgaaagaaaaagaagggagaggATCAACAACTGCTTGGACCAGCTCAAAGAGACTGTTGTTGGGGCCTTTCGGCTTGAT CAATCTAAACTTGAAAAAGCAGATATCCTCGAAATGACGGTAAAGCATCTCCAGAATATCCAAAATAGCAAAGTTATGG ATTCCAAAATGGGGTTGGAAGCTCAGCAGAGGTACAGCACTGGGTATATCCAGTGTATGCACGAAGTCCACAATCTCCTCCTGACCTGCGAATGGATGGACAAGACCCTTGGTGCACGGCTACTGAACCACCTGCTGAAATCCTTGCCCAGGTCTAGTGAAGAAACCTGCAAGGCAGACTTGAGTTCTACCACCCCTGCGAATAGCAAGGGGAATAGTGCAGGGTCCAACCAATCTCAGGATCAGTTCCAGCCTGCCGAAGACAAGCCGGGGTTGAAAAAGCCATTCCAGCCCCAAACACCCTCGTGCTGTAATCAGCGCGAGTCGTCTCCTCCTGGTCAGATCCTGCAATCTCATTTTGCACATAATGGCATTAACATGGGGTCATTAGACATGTGGAGGCCGTGGTAA
- the LOC117046325 gene encoding transcription cofactor HES-6-like isoform X3, which yields MSHSLRKPLIERKRRERINNCLDQLKETVVGAFRLDQSKLEKADILEMTVKHLQNIQNSKVMADSKMGLEAQQRYSTGYIQCMHEVHNLLLTCEWMDKTLGARLLNHLLKSLPRSSEETCKADLSSTTPANSKGNSAGSNQSQDQFQPAEDKPGLKKPFQPQTPSCCNQRESSPPGQILQSHFAHNGINMGSLDMWRPW from the exons ATGTCACATTCT TTAAGAAAACCTTTgattgaaagaaaaagaagggagaggATCAACAACTGCTTGGACCAGCTCAAAGAGACTGTTGTTGGGGCCTTTCGGCTTGAT CAATCTAAACTTGAAAAAGCAGATATCCTCGAAATGACGGTAAAGCATCTCCAGAATATCCAAAATAGCAAAGTTATGG CAGATTCCAAAATGGGGTTGGAAGCTCAGCAGAGGTACAGCACTGGGTATATCCAGTGTATGCACGAAGTCCACAATCTCCTCCTGACCTGCGAATGGATGGACAAGACCCTTGGTGCACGGCTACTGAACCACCTGCTGAAATCCTTGCCCAGGTCTAGTGAAGAAACCTGCAAGGCAGACTTGAGTTCTACCACCCCTGCGAATAGCAAGGGGAATAGTGCAGGGTCCAACCAATCTCAGGATCAGTTCCAGCCTGCCGAAGACAAGCCGGGGTTGAAAAAGCCATTCCAGCCCCAAACACCCTCGTGCTGTAATCAGCGCGAGTCGTCTCCTCCTGGTCAGATCCTGCAATCTCATTTTGCACATAATGGCATTAACATGGGGTCATTAGACATGTGGAGGCCGTGGTAA
- the LOC117046325 gene encoding transcription cofactor HES-6-like isoform X1 has product MTATTLASCVQKLSNTKEERKLRKPLIERKRRERINNCLDQLKETVVGAFRLDQSKLEKADILEMTVKHLQNIQNSKVMADSKMGLEAQQRYSTGYIQCMHEVHNLLLTCEWMDKTLGARLLNHLLKSLPRSSEETCKADLSSTTPANSKGNSAGSNQSQDQFQPAEDKPGLKKPFQPQTPSCCNQRESSPPGQILQSHFAHNGINMGSLDMWRPW; this is encoded by the exons ATGACTGCCACAACCCTGGCCAGCTGCGTGCAGAAGCTTTCCAACAccaaagaggaaaggaag TTAAGAAAACCTTTgattgaaagaaaaagaagggagaggATCAACAACTGCTTGGACCAGCTCAAAGAGACTGTTGTTGGGGCCTTTCGGCTTGAT CAATCTAAACTTGAAAAAGCAGATATCCTCGAAATGACGGTAAAGCATCTCCAGAATATCCAAAATAGCAAAGTTATGG CAGATTCCAAAATGGGGTTGGAAGCTCAGCAGAGGTACAGCACTGGGTATATCCAGTGTATGCACGAAGTCCACAATCTCCTCCTGACCTGCGAATGGATGGACAAGACCCTTGGTGCACGGCTACTGAACCACCTGCTGAAATCCTTGCCCAGGTCTAGTGAAGAAACCTGCAAGGCAGACTTGAGTTCTACCACCCCTGCGAATAGCAAGGGGAATAGTGCAGGGTCCAACCAATCTCAGGATCAGTTCCAGCCTGCCGAAGACAAGCCGGGGTTGAAAAAGCCATTCCAGCCCCAAACACCCTCGTGCTGTAATCAGCGCGAGTCGTCTCCTCCTGGTCAGATCCTGCAATCTCATTTTGCACATAATGGCATTAACATGGGGTCATTAGACATGTGGAGGCCGTGGTAA